GCCGTCACTGCGGATGCAGCAGTGCAGCTTGGTGAACGGGTCGGCGATCATCTGCCCGGCCAGTACGTCGTCGACGGTGATCGGATCTCGGTAGTAGGCCTCGGGATTGTCGGCGGCGTTGAATCGTGCAGATACCGCAACCTCAGCCAGCTGCTCGATGGTGGTGCCGTAGGTGTGCATGTGCCGACGCGCCGCCATTGCGTACTTGGAGATCAGAGTGTGCCCGTAGGGTGCCTCCCACTGCAGCGGCCCGCGGGCACCCCAGTTGATGCTGGCTCCCCGCAGGCCTTTTCGAAGATCAGCCCGCGCGGTCGACCCGTAGGTGAGCAGCACCACGTCGGCGTGCCCGGCGGCGATGGCATCGGCGGCATGTGCTGCCATCACCTCCCATGACGCGCCCCCGACGGCGGTCGAGTCAATCCATCTGGGCCGCAGACCGAGGTACTCACCGACGTCGACCGGAGGTAGGGTGCCCTGCCCGGTGGAGGCCAGTCCGTCGACATCGGCGGGTGTCAGCCCGGCATCCGCCAGTGCCCGCCGACTAGCCTGCGCGATCAGCTCATAGGGACTCTTGTCGTCGACTCGGCCGACGTCGGACAGCGCAACCCCGGCAATCGCAACACCGCGATTCACTGCGCGCGGTCCTGCGCCAGCAATTCGGCCAGCACCTCGGTGGGCTCAGCGAAGAGATGTCGGAACACATGCGCGCGTTTGAGATATAGGTGCATATCGTTTTCGAAGGTGTAGCCCATGCCGCCGAATACCTGGATCCCGGCGGCGGCGTTGTCCACCGCAGCCGAGCCTGCGACAGTCACCGCCGAGAGTACCTGCCACAGCGCGTCGGCACGCCCGTCAGCTAGTGCGATCGCGGCGAAGAACGCCTGTGCCTGTGCGGCTTCGGCAGCAATCTCCATATCGACGCAGGCGTGTTTGATGGCCTGATGCACACCGATCGGCTTACCGAACTGCTCTCGTGTCTTGGCATGTTCGGTCGCTGAGGCGCCTGCCGCGGCCGCCAGACCGGACAGGAACGCCGCCGACAGCACCATGGCCCGACCCCAGATCCATTCGTCGTCGGTGGGCAGCCAGTGCCGAGGTTCGGCGGATTCGACGGTGGCGGTGGCGATTCGGGTACCGGGGTCAGCGGCATCCACCGGCGTCAGTTCGCCGAGCGACTCGATGTCGATGACCGCAGCCCCGCTGCGGGCCACCACGAGTGCATAAGAGGCCCCAGTGGGTTCGAAGACGTCGAAGGTGCCTTTGATGGGCCGGACTTCACCGTCGCCTCGCAGCACCGCGAGCGCCACCAATGCACGTCCGGAACCGATGTGCTCGGCAAGCGCAGTGTCCCCGCTGCGCGCGGCCACCCGGGCGGCCAGGGTGCAGGCCAGGAACGGGCCGGGTGCGAGTCGCTTACCGAGTTCGATGAACAGCAACACCTCGTCGTCGAACGGCCGACCGGACCCACCGAACTCCTCGTCGAGCCCGAGTGTGAGCAAGCCCATCTCCGCACCCTCGCGCCAGAGCTGTTCGGGCACTGACATTTCCGCATTCCGGTCGGCGCGGATGCGTTCGACCGGCATCCGTTCGGCGAGGAACTCCCCTGCCGCCGAAACGATTTCGAGCTGTTCAGCTCCTGGTAACAGGTTCACGGCCGTCTCCTGACTGATCACTCATCGGGGCAGCCCCAACACCCGCTCGCCGACGATATTGCGCTGAATCTCCGAGGTGCCGCCGCCGATCGCCTGGGAGAAGCTGTAGTAGTAGTAGCCCACCCACCCGTCGATGTCCCATCGTGACGAATGACGATTCGACGCGGGACCAACAATGTCCATCGCCAATTTGCCTATTTCCTTGGCCAACTCTGCATACATCAACTTGACGATCGACCCACGCGGGCCTGGGGTTTCGGTCTTCATCGCCTCACAGATATTGGTGTACGTAAGCGCGCGCAGCGCTGCGACCGATGCCCGTGCGTGAGCCAGTCGGCGGGCGATCTCGTCGTCGGCAATTGCCGGCCGGCGACCATCGGGGCCGACATGGTCGCGCGCATAGTCGATGAGGTCTTCGATGATCTTGGCCAGTCGAACCTGGTTCGCGGTGAAGGCGGTCCCCCGCTCGAACGACAGCGTGGCCATCGCAACCGACCACCCCGCACCGACATCGCCCACCACATTGGACAGCGGGATACGGACATCGTCGTAGAACACCTCGCAGAATTCGGCGCCGCCCTCGATGGTCTCGATCGGGCGGACATCGATACCCGGTGTGCTCATATCGCAGATCACCCAGGTGATGCCGCTGTGCTTGCCGCCGGTGTTGTCGGTGCGGACCAAGAGTTCCTGGTAGTCGGCGACAGTGGCGAAGCTGGTCCACAACTTCTGTCCGGAGACGACCAAGTGATCGCCGTCGACTACCGCTTTGGTGCGCAGCGCCGCCAGGTCCGATCCGGCGTCCGGCTCGGAGAATCCTTGACACCAGATCACCTCGCCACGAAGGATTTTCGGCAGATGAAGGGACTTCTGCGCATCAGTGGCCCTGGTGATCAGTGTCGGCCCGGCGTGCGACAGGCCGACGAAGCACGCGTCGATACCGGGGAATCCCCGTGCGGCGTACTCCTCGTACCAGATCAGCTGTTGCAGCAGGGTCAGGCCCTTGCCGCCATACTCCTGCGGCCACGCGATGCCGGCCCAGCCGCCCGCCCATTGGGTGCGCTGCCAGGCCAGGTCGTACTCACGGATGCCCGCATCGTCACGGGGGCGGGGTTCGCTCGGCTTGTTCTCGTCGAGCCAGGTGCGGACCTGATCGCGGAACTCGATCTGGTCAGGAGTGAAGTCCAGGTCCATACTAACGAGTGTAGGTGACAGGATCGTCAGAAACAATGGCGCCACAGCGACGGTGGAGCGCGTAATAGTCGCGTAAGTACACGCTACTCACCCGGTCCGTTTTAGTGACGAACAAGTCAGATACTCGTATCTCACGACGATTCCCGATACCTGTCGACCAGCTGCTCGGCCCCCCGCGCCAGCAGTGCTACATCCGCACCGACCAGCACGAAACTCGCGCCGGCTGCGACGTACCGCCGCGCAATCGCCTCGTTGAACGCATTCACCCCGGCACTCTTGCCGTGTGCCACGATCGTCGCCAGCGCAGTCTCGATGGTGTGCACCACCTCCGGGTGTTCGGGCTGGCCGAGCTTGCCCATCGACGCGGCCAAGTCGGCGGGTCCGATGAATACCGCGTCCACGCCGTCGACATCGGCGATGTCACCTAGCTGCTCCAGCGCCGCCACCGTCTCAACCTGCACGGTCAGCGACACCGATGCGTCCGCGGTCGCCAGGTAGTCCGAGATCCGATTCCACCGGGACGCGCGCGCTAGGGCGCTGCCCACGCCGCGGATGCCGGTGGGTGGGTAGCGCGTGGCCGCCACCGCCGCACAGGCTTCCGCGGGGTCGTCGATCATCGGGACGATGAGGTTCTGCACTCCGATGTCGAGTAGCCGCTTGATCGTGACCGGGTCTGCGGACGGCGGGCGCACCAGGACGTCGACGTCGGGGTAGCCGGCCAGCACCTGCAACTGTTCCAGCGTGGTGTGCAGATCGTTGGGAGCATGTTCCTGGTCCAGCAGCACCCAGTCGATACCGGACCCCGCACAGATCTCGGTGACGTACCCGCTTCCAGAAGCCAGCCACATGCCGAATCTCGGGCGTCCGGCCCAGATCCGTTGCACCCACCGGTTCACGACGACTCCCGATCAAACAACACCGAGACGGTGCCCAGCGGTCCGTAGTCGGCGACGAAGGTGTCCCCCAGCTCGGCGAATACCGGCTTGGTGAATGACCCGGACAAGATCACCTCACCGCGCTGCAGCGAAACACCGTGCGGAGCCAGCCTGTTCGCTAACCAGGCGACACCGTTACCGGGGTGGTTGAGCACCGCGGCGGCGACCCCGGACTCCTCGATGGTTCCGTTACGCAGCAGCAGTGCCGATACCCAGCGCAGATCGACGTCCAACGGCCGGAAGACCCGTCCCCCCAGCACCAGACCCGCGTTGGCGGCGTTGTCGGCGATGGTATCGACGATGGTGCGCAAGTGGCCGGTCTCGGGATCGGACATCTGCACCCTGGCATCGAGTATTTCCATTGCGGGCGTGACGAATTCGGTGGCGCGCAATACGTCGAACAGGGTGACGTCAGGCCCCTGTAGTGTTTCGCCGAGCACGAAGGCCAATTCGACTTCGACGCGGGGACGGATGAACCGGTCGGGCGGTACGCGTCCGCCGTCTTCGAAGAACATGTCATCGAACAGCGCACCGTAGTCGGGTTCGTCGATCGAGACCGCGCGCTGCATCACGTTGGAGGTCAGACCGATCTTGCGGCCCTTGACCTTTCGGCCATCCGCGACCTTGTGCTCCACCAATGCCCGTTGGACGGCGTACGCATCCTCGATGGTCATGTCGGGGTAGTCCAGCGACAGTTGTCGGATCGGCGTGCGAGTCCGCTCGGCGCCGTACAGCCGACGAGCGATGTCTTCGAGGGCAGCGGGATCGGGGCGGGTCATCTCGTCAGAAACTCCACCGCTGCCGCATTGAACGCCTCTGGGTCTTCGAAATGCGGCCAGTGCCGCACCGACGGCATCTCGAACACCTCGGAGTTCGGGATCAGATCCGCAATGGTGCGTGCGGTGTCCTGGTAGACGCCGTGGTCCTTGCCGGAGGCGACGATCATCACCGGCGCGCTGATACCCCGCCACTTGTCGTCCGGAATCAGATTGCGGTGGCGCACCTTTTCGTCCTGCAGGATCAGCAGCCGGTCGATGGTGTTGCGAGTGTCCGCACGCCGATAGATCGACTGACGCAAACCGATGAGGTCAGGCAGGCGGTTGGCCTCGTCAGCGATCAGATGCGCGAACACGGCGTGCAGCGACTCCCAGGTCGGTTCATTGACCGCCTTGGTCCGTTCCGCGCGAATCCGCGCCATATTCGACGCCGACGCCTCCCGTCCGGCCGGCGACATCAGGATCAGCCTGTCCACCCGGTCGGGGTGGCCCACCGATACGGCGGAGGCGACGAACGCGCCCAGCGACATTGCCACAAGACTGGCCGAGGACATGCCGAAGTGGTCCATCACCCCGAGCACGTGCTCGACGTAGACCGCGATCTCGTAGTCATAGTCGGGCTTGTCGGTGAAGCCATTGCCCACCATATCGATGGCCACGCAATGGAAGTGCTCGCTCAACGCGGCCAAGTTGGGCGCGAATGTCTCCCAGTGCCCGCCGGTGCCGTGCAGCAGGATGGCGTGCGGCTTGGCTGGATCGCCGGCCTCGACGTAGCGCGTCCGCACCGTCGTTCCGTTGACCTCGATATCGATGAACCCCTGACGGAACTCGAGCTCCTTCAGATACATCCAGATGCTGCGGTAATCGCCGGTATCGGGCCCGGAGCCCCACTCCGCCTCGGTATGCGGTGCCTGCGCTTGGGTCATCTCACCCTTCCTGATCATCTTTCTGACATCCTTGTCAACTTATTCTCGTGACGCCAGACGAGTACGTCAATGGTGCCATAACCACTATGTTCCCATGTAAATAACAGATGAGATGGACCGATGCCCCCCTTGTAACACCCCGATCCGATCACGTCCCGCGCATTGATTCTGACAGTTGTATGCGGTAATACTTGGCAGGTGACTTCTTCCGCCGGACGCCGCGAACTCGCCGAGTTGGTGAACGAGTTCGCCGCTGTGCGGGTGTCGTTGGACGTCAACGGCAACGGGCCTCGCCTGCTCGTCGAAGACTTGGAGAGCGGCCAGCACGTTTTTCTGTGCCCCCTTGAGCTGGCCAGCTTCACCCAGGCCACACCACAGGACCGTGAAGACTGGCTGTGGGTTGGCAACTTCCGCGGCGAACGTCGACCACGGGAGCAGCGGTGAATACACCCGATGTCGACCTGGTCGGCCTGGGTATGACAGCGATGTCGCTGCAGCCCGGGGCGACGCCGCTGCACCTGGCCGCCGAGGCGAGTGCCGCCGCGCTGGCCGATTCTCAGATCGGCCGCGCCGAGATCGACGGGCTGCTGGTCGGCTCCTCGCAAGGCGTGCGACCGGACCGCCTCGGTGTCGGATTCGCCGCGGCCGGCGGGTTCGGGGATCTGCGGCTGCTCGAACACGTTGAGATCAAGGGCGCCACCACCATTGCGATGATTCAGCGCGCCCGCCACGCGATCTTGACCGGCGAGGCGTCGACCGTGCTCTGCGTTTTCGCGGACACACCGTTGGTCGCAGGCAAGGGAGCGGGTTCGACGTATGCGCACAGTGGCGGCAATGCCGGGATCCGCGGCTTGGAGCGCGCCTCCGGGCTGCTCGGCTCGGTACCGACGTACGCCCTACTGGCCCAGCGTTGGCTGCACATCACAGGCACGGACCCGACCGCCCTGCGTTCGGTTGCCGTCACCGCCCGGGGCTGGGCGCTGGGTAACCCGGATGCCGTGAATCGAGAACCGCTCGACGACGCTGGCTACGACGCCAGCCCGATGATCGCCGAACCATTGCGCCGGCTCGACTGTGCCCGCCCGGTGAACGGCGCGGTCGCAGTGGTACTGACGGGCCGGCCCTCGATCGGGACCAACCGGCTGCGGGTGCGCGGCGCCGGCCGCGACCATCCGGTGCGACGCCGCCGCGCGAGCGCGGAGTCATGGTTCGGCGGGGGCCGCCGAGCAGTGGACGACGCACTGCAGCAGGCCGGCATGACCCGGTCGGACCTCGATATCGCCGAGCTGTATGACCCGTTCTCGATCGTCACGCTGCTGCTGCTCGACGAATACCAGCTGACCGGCGACGTTCCCGCGGGCTCCTTTGTGCGCGACGGCCAGACCGGCCCCGGCGGGGCGCTGCCGACCAACACCGGCGGGGGGCAGCTGTCCGGTTTCTATCTGCAGGGCATGACGCCGCTGGCCGAGGCAGTCGTCCAGCTGCGTGGCGCCGGCGGGCAACGCCAGGTCCCGGACGCGACGGTGGCACTGGTCGGCGGGATCGGCGGCCGACTGGACCACCACGCCGCGCTGGTGCTGGAGCGTACGGCATGACCACCGTGACGCTGCAGGATTGGTTGCTGGACAACACCCTTGCGCCTACCGTCGTCGGCGATTCGTTGGCGCCGCTGTATGACGCGGCCACCCGGGGTGAGCTCGCGCTGCCGTTCTGCGCCGGGTGCGCGCAGCCCGTCGAACTCGACCAGGAAATCTGCGATATCTGCGGGTCCCCCGAACACAATTGGCGCACAGTCGAACTGCAGGGCATCGTGCACTCCGCGACGCTCATGCACCGGCGCGAACCTGGCCTGGTCCGCGCACAAAACCCGTATCCCATCATCGACATCGAGCTGAACAGCGGGCACCGTCTGGTACTCACCACGCTGCGTCCTGCGGACGCCGCACCCGCTATCGGCACCGCGGCGACTATCGGTTTCCGCCACCTCGGCAATGTCGCGATACCAGCCATCGACACCCTGGAGGACCAGTGACGACTCTCGAACCTGCGACCGACGTTGACGATTTCGACGTCCGCAGCATCGTCCAGACCGACCGCGTGCACGGGTCGGTCTACACTTCCGCCGATATCTTCCGACGTGAGATGGACACCATCTTCAAGACCGGCTGGGTCTACGTCGCGCACGACAGCGAGGTCAGCGAGCCCGGCGATTACCTCACCCGGTTCATCGGTCACGACCCCGTCGTGGTGGTCCGCGGTAAGGACGGAGAGGTCAGGGTCCTGCTCAACCGCTGCACCCATCGCGCCAACAAGCTGTGCAACGCCGAGATGGGCAACGCAAACTCGTTCCGCTGCCCCTATCACGGCTGGACCTTCAGCAACACCGGTGCACTACAAGGTGTTCCGATGCGCGAGGGTTACGGCGACGCCTATCCAGAGGTGCGCGCCGAACTCGGTCTGGCACAGGCCGCGCGGGTGGACAGCTATGGCGGGTTCGTCTTCGCCTCACTGTCCCCCGACGGCGTCTCCCTACGCGAGCATCTCGGCAACGCCGCACGGGCCATCGACCGTCTGCTCAACCTGTCCCCCACCGGCAAGATCGACCTGCGGGCCAACTGGATGAAGCATCTTCACCACGCAAACTGGAAGATGGTGGTGGAGAACAATGTTGACGGCTACCACGCACTGTTCACCCACGCCTCGGTGTACGACGCGATCAAGCCGGCCAAGGTGTCGCACGTCCCGACAAAGGTGGACGTGCTCGTGCGCGATCTCGGCAATGGGCACTCGGAGATCGACTACACCGACGAATACCGGAAGCTTGACGAGGAATTCGTCTGGTACGGACGAATTCCCCGGGCCAAGCTCCCCGACTACGTCGAGGCGCTGGAAGGCGCCTACGGCCCCGAGCAGGCACACGACGCGCTGGTGGTCGGGCCGCCGCACACCTTGATCTGGCCGAACCTGTTCCTCGCCGAGATGAACGTGATGTTCGTCGAGCCGCAGGCTCCGGATCGCACCGTCGCGTATACCACCGCGGTGCTGATTCCCGGCCAGGATGCACTCAACGAACGCACCCTGCGGCGATCCGAGGGTGCGATGGGCCCGGCAGGCTTCCTCATCGCCGATGATGGCGAGATCGGGATGCGCAACCAAGCCGGACTCGCCGCAGAACTGCCGGAATGGCTGGTCCTGGCCCGCGGAGTGTCCGACGACATCACCGACGAGACCGGAATCATCAACCGGGACAAGAGCGCCGAGACACCGCAGCGTGGGTTCTACTCGCAATGGGCGGCCGTCGTCGGCGGGGAGGCATGACCATGACCGCTGACACCACACCCCGGATCCGTCCCGTCCTGCACCCGGTTCCCGACGCCGAGATCGTGGCTTTCCTGAACCTGGAGGCCCGGCTGGCCGACGAGGGCCGCTACTCGGAGTGGGAAGCGCTATGGGCCGATGATGACGACCAGGTCGAGTACCGCGTCCCCATTCACCCCGAGGACAATCCACGGACCACGCTCGCTTATATCAACGACAACCGGCGCCGAATCAAGAGCCGGGTGGCTCAACTCAACACTGGCAATCGACACTCGCAGACACCGCCCTCGGTGATGCGAAGGATGCTGTCCAACTCTGAGGTCGTCGCGGAAGAGGGCGATACCGTCACCGTCGAATCCAACTTCGCGTTGTTCGAATACCGGATACGGCAAAGGTTCTGGGCTGGAAGGGTGATCCACACCGTGCGCCGCTCCCCCGACGGCCCTTGGCTGATCCGCAAGATCGTGCACCTGATCGACGCGGGTGGACCGGTCGAAACCCTGGCATTCCTGATCTGATGTTCATCGGAGACATCGCGGCCAACAATGCCCGCCGCTACCCAGACAAGACCGCGCTCGTCGACGCCGACCGGGCACACACCTGGTCCCAGGTCGACGAACGGGCCCGCCGGCTCGCCAACCACCTGACCACCCGGGGGCTGACACCCGGGGACCGGGTGATGGTGATCGCCCGCAACTGTATTGAATGGCCCGAGATCTCGTTCGGTCTGGCCAAAGCAGGGTTGATCGCCGTTCCGGTCAACATCCGGCTCGCACCCGACGAGGTCGCCCACGTCCGCGAGGATTCCGGTGCCCGGGCGGTGCTCGTTCACGCCGACCACGCGGGCAAGTTCGGCGACGAGCTGACCGGTCTCAGTGTGGTCCTGACGATCGGCCCCGAGTACGAATCGGCCTTGGCCGGCGCGGATCCGATTGCCCCTCAGATCGATATCTCGCCCGACGACATCGCCGTCATCCTGTACACCAGCGGCACCACCGGTCGCGCGAAGGGCGTCATGCATTCCCATCGCGCACTGCTCTATCAGGCTGCTGACACCAACCTGGTCACCGAGGCCAATCGCTCGGACGTCATGCTGGCGACGACGCCGTTCTTCACCGCGGGCGGCATGGTGCGCACGGTGTCCTGGCTGTATCTGGGCCAGACCATGGTGATCCACCAGCGATTCGACCCGCAGGCCGTCATCGATGAGATCGAACGCAGCAGGATCACCTTCACCACATTCATCCCGACCATGCTGCATCGCACCCTGGCCATCCTGGAGGAGGGTCCACCGCGGGACATGTCCAGCCTGCGTCGGATCTCCTACGGTTCGGCCCCCGTGCCGCCGGGCCTGGCCCGCAAGGCGATGGACCTGCTCGGCTGCGATCTCCAGCAGCGGTACGGGCTGACCGAATGCGGTGGGCAGGCAACGATCCTCACCCCACAGGATCATCGCGATATCGTTGCAGGCCGGACATCGATCGCCACTTCGTGCGGCCAGGAAACACCGATGTGCGTCATCCGGGTCATCGGCCCGGACGGCACCGACGCCACCACGGGCGAGGTCGGCGAGATCGTGATCGCCAGCCCCGCCAACGCCATCGGGTACTGGAACCGTCCCGAACAGACTGCGGAGACGTTCCGGCCCGACGGCCTGCGCAGCGGCGACCTCGGCTATCTCGACGGGGACGGCTATCTGCACATCACCGGCCGCAAGACCGACATGATCATCTCCGGTGGGTTCAACGTGTATCCCGCGGAGATCGAGCGCGTCATCGCGCACCACAGCGGGGTCGACCTGGTTGCCGTGGTCGGCGCACCGGACCCGGAATGGGGCGAAACCCCGGTCGCGGTGATCATTCCAAAGTCGCACATCACCGATCGCGATGCGCTGAGTACAGAACTCACGGCGCTGTGTCGTGCCGAGTTGGCCGGCTACAAGCAACCCCGCCGCTTCATGTTCTGGACCGAGTTCCCGCTGGGGCCCGCGGGGAAGATCCTCAAACGCGAGATAGCCAACCAGATAAACAACGTCGTCGATGAGGGTGCGATGGTGCCGGTACCCACCGGATCGACAGAGGAGCACGCGTGACGACCGCCGGCCTGGAGACCATCGAGTTCGAGGTGAGCGACCACGTCGCCACTGTGACACTCAATCGGCCCGAGAAGTTGAATAGTTTCACCGAGCAGATGGCCGCCGACCTCGGCAGTGCGTGGGCGCGAGTACGCGACGACGACGACATTCACGTCGCGGTGCTCCAGGCCAACGGCGACCGAGCCTTCTGCACCGGCATCGACATCGCCGCCGGCACCTGGTGGAAGCACAAAACCATCTTCAACCAGGAAGACCCCGGCGAGCTCCTGGGCCCCAAGGCGCACAAGGTGTGGAAGCCGGTGATCGCCGCACTACACGGCATCGTCGCCGGCGGTGCGATGTACTTCGTCAACGAATGTGATTTCGCTATCTGCAGCGAGACCGCCACCTTCTTCGACCCCCATCCCAATGCGGGCATCGTGTCGGCACTGGAACCCATGGGCATGCTCGCGATGGGCCTTCCCTACGGCGAGGTGATGCGCTGGGCGCTGCTGGGCAGCGAGGAACGGATGACTGCCCAGACCGCACTGCGCATCGGCATTGTCACCGAGATCGTCCCCGACGCTCGATTGCGCTCCCGCGCCGCCGAGTTGGCGGCCGAGGTCGCCGCCCGCCGCCCCGCGGGCATTCAGGGAACAGTCCGCGCCATGTGGGAGGCCCGTGATCTGCCGCCGACGATCGCCGCGCGGCACGGGAAGTTCTACACCGATCTGGGCAATGCCGGCGCCAAGCCGGACTCACTCAACAACAAGAAGAAGCCGCGAACTCGATGAGGAGCGCGCATGACTGACATCAGCAGCCAGCATTTGGTCAAGTTTGACCTTGTTATCGGTGGCGAGTCCACGGTCGCCGCATCCGGCGCCACTTACGACAGCGTGGACCCGTTCACCGGTCGGCCCTGGGCCCGGGTCCCCGACGGCGATGCCACCGATATCGACCGCGCGGTGGCCGCGGCCCGTGCCGCGCTGGACGGGCCGTGGGGTGCACTCACCGCGACCGCCCGCGGCAAGCTGCTGTGGCGCCTGGGCGAGCTCATCGCGCGTGACGCCGAGCAGTTGGCCGAGTTAGAGGTGCGCGACGGCGGCAAGCTGACCCGCGAGATGGTCGGGCAGATGCGCGCGCTGCCGGAGTATTACTTCTACTACGCCGGGCTGGCCGACAAGCTACAGGGCGACGTCGTACCGACCGACAAACCCAACTATCTCGTGTACACCCGGTACGAGCCGGTCGGCGTGGTCGGGGCGATCACCCCGTGGAATTCTCCACTGCTGCTGCTGACCTGGAAGCTGGCGGCCGGTCTGGCCGCAGGCTGCACATTCGTGGTGAAGCCGAGCGACCACACCCCCGCCTCGACGCTCGCGTTCGCAAAGTTGTTCGCCGAGGCCGGTTTTCCGCCGGGCGTGATCAATGTGGTCACCGGCTGGGGCCCACAGACCGGTGCCGCGTTGGCTTCGCATCCCGGCGTGGACAAGATCGCGTTCACCGGGTCGACCGACACCGGGATCCGGGTCGGCAAAGCCGCGATCGAGAACATGACCCGGTTCACCCTGGAGCTCGGCGGCAAGTCCGCACAGGTGGTGTTCGGAGATGCCGACCTCGACGCGGCAGCCAACGGCATCATCGCCGGCGTGTTCGCCGCCACCGGCCAGACCTGCCTGGCCGGGTCGCGATTGCTGGTCCACGAAAGCGTCGCCGACGCACTGGTGCAGCGCATCGTCGCCCGCGCAGCCACCATCAAACTCGGCGACCCGAAAGATCCCGCGACTGAGATGGGTCCGGTGTCGAATCAGCCGCAGTACGAGAAAGTGTTGTCGCACTTCGCCTCTGCCCGTGAGCAGGGAGCCACGATCGCCTACGGCGGCGAGCCGGCCGCCGATCTGGGTGGCTTCTTCGTCAAGCCGACGGTCCTGACTGATGTCGACCCGTCGATGCGGGCCGTCGCCGAGGAGATCTTCGGGCCCGTGCTGGCGGTGATGACGTTCTCCGACGAGGACGAGGCCATCGCCGCCGCCAACTCCACCGAGTTCGGGCTGGCCGCGTCAGTGTGGACCAAGGATGTCCACCTGGCCCACCGCGTCGCCGCGAAGCTTCGGGCCGGCACAGTCTGGGTGAACGCCTATCGCGTTGTCGCCCCCCATGTTCCGTTCGGCGGCATCGGCCACAGCGGTATCGGCCGGGAGAACGGTATCGACGCCGTCAAGGACTTTACCGAGACCAAAGCGGTGTGGGTGGAACTGTCCGGGGAAACCCGCGACCCGTTCACTCTCGGGTAGCGACTCAACAAAGGAGATACACATGACACTCGACCT
Above is a window of Mycolicibacterium boenickei DNA encoding:
- a CDS encoding acetyl-CoA acetyltransferase, whose translation is MNRGVAIAGVALSDVGRVDDKSPYELIAQASRRALADAGLTPADVDGLASTGQGTLPPVDVGEYLGLRPRWIDSTAVGGASWEVMAAHAADAIAAGHADVVLLTYGSTARADLRKGLRGASINWGARGPLQWEAPYGHTLISKYAMAARRHMHTYGTTIEQLAEVAVSARFNAADNPEAYYRDPITVDDVLAGQMIADPFTKLHCCIRSDGGAAVVLVSAERAKDLKSKPVWMLGTGETTSHMLTSQWDDLTVGPAAVSGPLAFARAGVSPADVDVAELYDAFTYMLLLTLEDLGFCPKGEGGAFVESGALRLGGALPTNTDGGGLSACHPGQRGLFLLVEAARQLRGECGPRQVPDAKIACVSGTGGWFCSSGTVILGAEQP
- a CDS encoding acyl-CoA dehydrogenase family protein, coding for MNLLPGAEQLEIVSAAGEFLAERMPVERIRADRNAEMSVPEQLWREGAEMGLLTLGLDEEFGGSGRPFDDEVLLFIELGKRLAPGPFLACTLAARVAARSGDTALAEHIGSGRALVALAVLRGDGEVRPIKGTFDVFEPTGASYALVVARSGAAVIDIESLGELTPVDAADPGTRIATATVESAEPRHWLPTDDEWIWGRAMVLSAAFLSGLAAAAGASATEHAKTREQFGKPIGVHQAIKHACVDMEIAAEAAQAQAFFAAIALADGRADALWQVLSAVTVAGSAAVDNAAAGIQVFGGMGYTFENDMHLYLKRAHVFRHLFAEPTEVLAELLAQDRAQ
- a CDS encoding acyl-CoA dehydrogenase family protein, with the protein product MDLDFTPDQIEFRDQVRTWLDENKPSEPRPRDDAGIREYDLAWQRTQWAGGWAGIAWPQEYGGKGLTLLQQLIWYEEYAARGFPGIDACFVGLSHAGPTLITRATDAQKSLHLPKILRGEVIWCQGFSEPDAGSDLAALRTKAVVDGDHLVVSGQKLWTSFATVADYQELLVRTDNTGGKHSGITWVICDMSTPGIDVRPIETIEGGAEFCEVFYDDVRIPLSNVVGDVGAGWSVAMATLSFERGTAFTANQVRLAKIIEDLIDYARDHVGPDGRRPAIADDEIARRLAHARASVAALRALTYTNICEAMKTETPGPRGSIVKLMYAELAKEIGKLAMDIVGPASNRHSSRWDIDGWVGYYYYSFSQAIGGGTSEIQRNIVGERVLGLPR
- a CDS encoding aldolase/citrate lyase family protein, whose translation is MWLASGSGYVTEICAGSGIDWVLLDQEHAPNDLHTTLEQLQVLAGYPDVDVLVRPPSADPVTIKRLLDIGVQNLIVPMIDDPAEACAAVAATRYPPTGIRGVGSALARASRWNRISDYLATADASVSLTVQVETVAALEQLGDIADVDGVDAVFIGPADLAASMGKLGQPEHPEVVHTIETALATIVAHGKSAGVNAFNEAIARRYVAAGASFVLVGADVALLARGAEQLVDRYRESS
- the hpaH gene encoding 2-oxo-hept-4-ene-1,7-dioate hydratase, whose protein sequence is MTRPDPAALEDIARRLYGAERTRTPIRQLSLDYPDMTIEDAYAVQRALVEHKVADGRKVKGRKIGLTSNVMQRAVSIDEPDYGALFDDMFFEDGGRVPPDRFIRPRVEVELAFVLGETLQGPDVTLFDVLRATEFVTPAMEILDARVQMSDPETGHLRTIVDTIADNAANAGLVLGGRVFRPLDVDLRWVSALLLRNGTIEESGVAAAVLNHPGNGVAWLANRLAPHGVSLQRGEVILSGSFTKPVFAELGDTFVADYGPLGTVSVLFDRESS
- a CDS encoding alpha/beta fold hydrolase, whose product is MTQAQAPHTEAEWGSGPDTGDYRSIWMYLKELEFRQGFIDIEVNGTTVRTRYVEAGDPAKPHAILLHGTGGHWETFAPNLAALSEHFHCVAIDMVGNGFTDKPDYDYEIAVYVEHVLGVMDHFGMSSASLVAMSLGAFVASAVSVGHPDRVDRLILMSPAGREASASNMARIRAERTKAVNEPTWESLHAVFAHLIADEANRLPDLIGLRQSIYRRADTRNTIDRLLILQDEKVRHRNLIPDDKWRGISAPVMIVASGKDHGVYQDTARTIADLIPNSEVFEMPSVRHWPHFEDPEAFNAAAVEFLTR
- a CDS encoding thiolase family protein; translated protein: MTAMSLQPGATPLHLAAEASAAALADSQIGRAEIDGLLVGSSQGVRPDRLGVGFAAAGGFGDLRLLEHVEIKGATTIAMIQRARHAILTGEASTVLCVFADTPLVAGKGAGSTYAHSGGNAGIRGLERASGLLGSVPTYALLAQRWLHITGTDPTALRSVAVTARGWALGNPDAVNREPLDDAGYDASPMIAEPLRRLDCARPVNGAVAVVLTGRPSIGTNRLRVRGAGRDHPVRRRRASAESWFGGGRRAVDDALQQAGMTRSDLDIAELYDPFSIVTLLLLDEYQLTGDVPAGSFVRDGQTGPGGALPTNTGGGQLSGFYLQGMTPLAEAVVQLRGAGGQRQVPDATVALVGGIGGRLDHHAALVLERTA
- a CDS encoding PhlB family protein, with amino-acid sequence MTTVTLQDWLLDNTLAPTVVGDSLAPLYDAATRGELALPFCAGCAQPVELDQEICDICGSPEHNWRTVELQGIVHSATLMHRREPGLVRAQNPYPIIDIELNSGHRLVLTTLRPADAAPAIGTAATIGFRHLGNVAIPAIDTLEDQ